A portion of the Saimiri boliviensis isolate mSaiBol1 chromosome 1, mSaiBol1.pri, whole genome shotgun sequence genome contains these proteins:
- the TRIP13 gene encoding pachytene checkpoint protein 2 homolog isoform X1: protein MDEAVGDLKQALPCVAESPTVHVEVHQRGGSTAKKEDIKLSVRKLLNRHNIVFGDYTWTEFDEPFLTRNVQSVSIVDTELKVKDSQPIDLSACKVALHIFQLNEDGPSSENLEEETENIIAANHWVLPAAEFHGLWDSLVYDVEVKCHLLDYVMTTLLFSDKNVNSNLIAWNRVVLLHGPPGTGKTSLCKALAQKLTIRLSSRYQYGQLIEINSHSLFSKWFSESGKLVTKMFQKIQDLIDDKDALVFVLIDEVESLTAARNACRAGTEPSDAIRVVNAVLTQIDQIKRHSNVVILTTSNITEKIDVAFVDRADIKQYIGLPSAAAIFKIYLSCLEELMKCQIIYPRQQLLTLRELEMIGFIENNVSKLSLLLSEISRKSEGLSGRVLRKLPFLAHALYIQAPTVTIEGFLQALSLAVDKQFEERKKLAAHV from the exons ATGGACGAGGCCGTGGGCGACCTGAAGCAGGCGCTTCCCTGTGTGGCCGAGTCGCCGACGGTCCACGTGGAGGTGCATCAGCGCGGCGGCAG cactgcaaaaaaagaagacataaagcTGAGTGTCAGAAAGCTACTCAACAGACATAATATTGTGTTTGGTGATTACACATGGACTGAGTTTGATGAACCTTTTTTGACCAGAAATGTGCAGTCTGTGTCTATCGTTGACACAGAATTAAAGGTTAAAGACTCACAG CCTATTGATTTGAGTGCCTGCAAGGTTGCACTTCACATCTTCCAGCTGAATGAAGATGGCCCCAGCAGTGAAAATctggaggaagagacagaaaacataATTGCAGCAAATCACTGGGTTCTGCCTGCAG CTGAATTCCACGGGCTTTGGGACAGCTTGGTGTACGATGTGGAAGTCAAATGCCAT cTGCTTGATTATGTGATGACGACATTACTGTTCTCAGACAAGAATGTCAACAGCAACCTCATCGCCTGGAACCGGGTGGTGCTGCTCCATG GTCCTCCTGGTACTGGAAAAACATCGCTGTGTAAAGCGTTAGCCCAGAAGTTGACCATTAGACTTTCAAGCAG GTACCAGTATGGCCAGTTAATTGAAATAAACAGCCACAGCCTCTTTTCTAAGTGGTTTTCAGAA AGCGGGAAGCTGGTAACCAAGATGTTTCAGAAGATTCAGGATTTGATTGATGATAAAGACGCTCTGGTGTTTGTGCTGATTGATGAG GTGGAGAGTCTCACAGCCGCCCGAAATGCTTGCAGGGCGGGCACCGAGCCGTCCGATGCCATCCGCGTGGTCAATGCCGTCTTGACCCAGATTGATCAGATTAAAAG GCATTCCAACGTGGTGATTCTGACCACCTCCAACATCACCGAGAAGATCGACGTGGCCTTCGTGGACAGGGCTGACATCAAGCAGTACATCGGGCTGCCCTCTGCAGCGGCCATCTTCAAAATCTACCTCTCTTGTTTGGAAGAACTCATGAAg TGCCAGATCATTTACCCTCGCCAGCAGCTGCTGACCCTCCGAGAGCTGGAGATGATCGGCTTCATCGAAAACAACGTGTCGAAACTGAGCCTTCTGCTGAGTGAGATTTCAAG GAAGAGTGAAGGCCTCAGCGGCCGGGTCCTGAGAAAACTCCCCTTTCTGGCTCATGCGCTGTACATCCAG GCCCCCACTGTCACCATCGAGGGGTTCCTCCAGGCCCTGTCTCTGGCCGTGGACAAGCAgtttgaagagagaaagaagcttGCGGCTCACGTGTGA
- the TRIP13 gene encoding pachytene checkpoint protein 2 homolog isoform X2, with the protein MSPISWDHARGAQSTAKKEDIKLSVRKLLNRHNIVFGDYTWTEFDEPFLTRNVQSVSIVDTELKVKDSQPIDLSACKVALHIFQLNEDGPSSENLEEETENIIAANHWVLPAAEFHGLWDSLVYDVEVKCHLLDYVMTTLLFSDKNVNSNLIAWNRVVLLHGPPGTGKTSLCKALAQKLTIRLSSRYQYGQLIEINSHSLFSKWFSESGKLVTKMFQKIQDLIDDKDALVFVLIDEVESLTAARNACRAGTEPSDAIRVVNAVLTQIDQIKRHSNVVILTTSNITEKIDVAFVDRADIKQYIGLPSAAAIFKIYLSCLEELMKCQIIYPRQQLLTLRELEMIGFIENNVSKLSLLLSEISRKSEGLSGRVLRKLPFLAHALYIQAPTVTIEGFLQALSLAVDKQFEERKKLAAHV; encoded by the exons ATGAGCCCAATAAGCTGGGACCATGCACGGGGGGCACAAAG cactgcaaaaaaagaagacataaagcTGAGTGTCAGAAAGCTACTCAACAGACATAATATTGTGTTTGGTGATTACACATGGACTGAGTTTGATGAACCTTTTTTGACCAGAAATGTGCAGTCTGTGTCTATCGTTGACACAGAATTAAAGGTTAAAGACTCACAG CCTATTGATTTGAGTGCCTGCAAGGTTGCACTTCACATCTTCCAGCTGAATGAAGATGGCCCCAGCAGTGAAAATctggaggaagagacagaaaacataATTGCAGCAAATCACTGGGTTCTGCCTGCAG CTGAATTCCACGGGCTTTGGGACAGCTTGGTGTACGATGTGGAAGTCAAATGCCAT cTGCTTGATTATGTGATGACGACATTACTGTTCTCAGACAAGAATGTCAACAGCAACCTCATCGCCTGGAACCGGGTGGTGCTGCTCCATG GTCCTCCTGGTACTGGAAAAACATCGCTGTGTAAAGCGTTAGCCCAGAAGTTGACCATTAGACTTTCAAGCAG GTACCAGTATGGCCAGTTAATTGAAATAAACAGCCACAGCCTCTTTTCTAAGTGGTTTTCAGAA AGCGGGAAGCTGGTAACCAAGATGTTTCAGAAGATTCAGGATTTGATTGATGATAAAGACGCTCTGGTGTTTGTGCTGATTGATGAG GTGGAGAGTCTCACAGCCGCCCGAAATGCTTGCAGGGCGGGCACCGAGCCGTCCGATGCCATCCGCGTGGTCAATGCCGTCTTGACCCAGATTGATCAGATTAAAAG GCATTCCAACGTGGTGATTCTGACCACCTCCAACATCACCGAGAAGATCGACGTGGCCTTCGTGGACAGGGCTGACATCAAGCAGTACATCGGGCTGCCCTCTGCAGCGGCCATCTTCAAAATCTACCTCTCTTGTTTGGAAGAACTCATGAAg TGCCAGATCATTTACCCTCGCCAGCAGCTGCTGACCCTCCGAGAGCTGGAGATGATCGGCTTCATCGAAAACAACGTGTCGAAACTGAGCCTTCTGCTGAGTGAGATTTCAAG GAAGAGTGAAGGCCTCAGCGGCCGGGTCCTGAGAAAACTCCCCTTTCTGGCTCATGCGCTGTACATCCAG GCCCCCACTGTCACCATCGAGGGGTTCCTCCAGGCCCTGTCTCTGGCCGTGGACAAGCAgtttgaagagagaaagaagcttGCGGCTCACGTGTGA